In Lycium ferocissimum isolate CSIRO_LF1 chromosome 3, AGI_CSIRO_Lferr_CH_V1, whole genome shotgun sequence, the genomic window CCGGATGGCTCACCACTTAATTCTATAAGCAGATGGCTATACTTGTACTGCTACCGCGGGACAACATTGATCTTCGTTCAAGGCAGTGTATTTTATTATTCTCATGTGATGAGCCAACCACAGTTAATTCGTGGTGGCTATTATGCTTTCATTACTTTCTGTTTAGAATATTTTGGGATGTGTCCCTTATCTCTTGTACTCAAAAGTCTTATAGATGCTCTTTAATATTGTATAAAGGATTTTTGACTACAGTTTAACATTGTTAGTTTATTCgcttcttttgaaaatattatttatgttatgattttattaAGCACCCTGTTACTTGAATTCAGGTAAAAGAAGCATCAATTTGCACAAGATGTAAAGACGTAGAACGGCCACAACCTCAGATCCAAACACATACAAGTTAAGCTATGAATAATAGAATGATATTACTTCACAAGGTTTTGCATACATCACTCATGAGCAACTTTAAATGAATTTACCAGCTTTCTTTCCAAAAGAAGTAATGCTTTTCAGATTCATAGGTACGAATATACATACAATTACATGTTTCCTACGACATGTTATAGACTTAATAGATGTTAACATTCTGATCTATGAGTTGAACATCATGAATTAATGAAATTTAATCACAAGCTATATATATGATCAAGATCAATATCAAAAGCAAATTGAGATACGTCGATTTTTTGGAGATGTGGCACATCTTATGACACttacaaatatattttcatcacaagGGATCCATAATTTCGACTCAACGTGAGTGAAATCATAAATTTCTTCTTGTGCTTGATCCAACAATGCTTTGAAAAGTGGGTGCTTGAGCAAAGTGATTTTGATTACAAACCTTTTTTGGTATTTTCCTACATATACCACCAAGTGACCCTTTGGAACATCCCTTGGGAGAGTGTTATCTTCTTGCACAAAAGGCCATTTTGTCCACTTGCAGCATTTTCCACAATTTGCACAAGTTATGACTTTGGTGCCCATCTTTTGCCATCTGTTTTGCCATGCCTTGAGAAAATTGGAATCCATTATTTTGATATCCCTTTGATCAGAATATATAGAGATATCTAGTTAATTAGTTGTTTTTATGAAATTAGAGGGAGAGGAGAGATCATAGGGTGGTGTTTTGTGTGTGAAAGTGAGATAGGTATATATAAGAGTACTTGGCCAAGAGCCAATCTTTTGGGATCAGTAAAAGGTCAACATACTGTTAAGTGACTTAGATAGGCATAGCACGTGTGATTGATACTATAAGGTGTCAGTTTTGTTTGAGGGATTAGAAAATGTAACCCagcataaattaattaaaatcacGCATAGACAATTACCAAAAAAATGTTTAGTTGGACGTACAAGAAAAAACTATTCTCTTCATAGTTATTGTATGCAATATTTGTTTGCTGTTATCACTTCATTAAGTTATACGAGAATctatatttggttgttgttatcaCTTCATTAAGTTATACGAGAATCTATATATTACTTTATGCAGGATCAAATGTGAAATAAAATGCATGTACTAGTAATACAGGGATGATAACAAATGGACTTTGAGTCTAACTCAACGTCCCAAAAACTAAATGGACCTTGAGTCTAACTCAACGTCCCAAAAACCAACTCATGAAGAGATGATTAACTAACACCATATAAAGAGACTAAATCCCCAAGCTGCAATCGAAAATCAATATTCCTGTACGCTTAGACCTGGCAATTGGAGCGTGGACAACATTGTATGGAGACCCAACATcggaaaaattaagaaattagaTGGATCCGGCTTTGATACAATGATAATAAATAAACATTGGGCATAACTCAATCCTCAAAAACTAGCTCATGAGATAAAAATTGTCCAAAACATATTATAAGGAGATCTAAATCCTCCCTCCACAGCCGCTATGAGAAACTCAACAGATCAAAATAGTTAAACCCAAAAGTATATATCCTTGAAATAAATTATCATAACATAACATTTCTTGTATTATTATTCACTGCATATCAATCCCTACTTAATATTCATGACATAACTttgtctttattattattaaacatTAATACCTTTATACTTGTATAATTAGTATGTGATGAATGGGTCGACCCCTAATTAAAGTGCACTAGATGGCAGGCCGTTGCTGTTCCTTTAACAGTTCTTCTTGATACTATAGCGTACGAACATGCATTTTATGAATGAGCGATGTGcatttttaaattatgaaaaatcTGCACTAGATTTTTTTCCATCTATTCTCTGAGGCTAATTTTTTATCAGTGAtgatctaccgaaatttttaattttggacCCCACagatggaaaaaaatatatatgataagatAGGAAACATGAAATGAGATAAGTTTCTTGGGCAAAGTGCAATGCCCATCTCCCacttattattgttgtataattcataagttaagaagaaataaaagaggAGTGGGAAGTGGGGGCTTGAAATCTTGAATTGAGTCATGTTCCTCTAAAGTTTCAGGTTtattgatcaagaaaataaattaataaagcAGGTCGGTCAAAGTTTGGGTGCGTGAACAAAGTCTGATAAtaaaaattaagaagaaaaagtaaGTTGCATATAATAAGATGTCAGGATACTTTTAATAGCTtaaaatcttttgaaaaaaatcatgCGAACTTAATTCAAAACAAATCATATTACACCATATTACGAGTGTCTCTAAATTGACTTAGCCAAACGGCTAATGCGCACCCGGAACAAAAAGAAGCTAATTGTATTGGAAGGATGATTAATTAAGAATAATCATCCAATTAATTAGAGCACTAGATTATAATTGGCTGAGTGGTGCTGACAGTAGCAATTTCCATGTTGAAAGATTAAGATTGAAccaaactttcattatcatttGACTTTTAACTTCTTacaattgtaatttattatttaatattcatttttttatgcTAATGTAGTTATCTTTTCCTCTTTAATTTTGCGTAGAACAAGTGAACAACCCATTAAGCACTGAGTGCGTTCTGCCGTACAGTAGTCATCTTTAGACTTTATGTAAAGGCACCTCACTTTTTCTGACACTCAAATACCATATTTTAGTTTATATGCATATTTGGGACTTTTGTTATGTgcgtacattttttttttaaagcaagtGTGCATGGAAACAGATATGTTAatggagaaagagaaaaatactGGATTCGCAAGCTGCAATATTTGCATTTATCCGACGTAAAAAAACAGTTAATTATTGGATGTACCTGCAGCTTCCTGCttctgttattttttttttttaattattttaattttgttgccagtGATCacagtaaaaaaagaaaagaaaaagacatcACCTGTTTTGAAAATGCTAAGTTGATTTTAGAAGAGTTTGAGAGCTTGTTGTACTTGAAGGTTTCCCAAAATTAATCCTCATTAATATCGCATCAAAACGGGGTTTactggcttttttttttttttttttttttttttttttttttcaatcaacaTCCAATTTTCATCAAACAACTTCTAAATTGAGACTTCAGGTTTTAGACATATTCAAACAATATTTGAGATTTGTTAAATAGGAGGAggtattacattaaaaaaaatagaggacAAAGGGGAGCTTGATCTTTGCTCTGGAAACATTGTAAGCAAGTAAAGAATATTGGTCatgtattataaaaataatcaaatgaTTAATATTGCATGGTATCTGTCTTGCTACCTACAGGCATGATATTCTTATAACATACCACAAGAATGTGATGTTTTAATCAAGGAAACCTTGGTAGTTACATGTGGGAAGTTTCTTGGAAATTCCACTAATAATATATATCAGATCTAGTTTTTATTTCTACTAGTCTCTATAAACGTGCTTCGCGCGTTATTCCCTGACAATCTAGATATATCGTCGTAAAAATTATTAGGTAATAGTATTTGTAATTACATAAATTTAATTTACGaagtataaaaatgttattattGCATAAAATTGTATCTATGTCTTTGAAAATAGTGTTATtggtatatttatttttcttctttccccccccccccccccccccccccccccggccccaTGAAAACTTAGAAAATCCAATATTAGGAATTAAGTGACTCAACATTTATTTATTGTCATTTACATAAAAACATAATGTTGTTGAAAATCGTTACTagacaaaattaatttataagaATGACAATTAGTTTTCagaatatttagttatttatttaaaaaaatttaagttgtCCTGACGTCATGATAATTTTCACAATGAAATTTTTACGCGAAGAAActatttcaacaaaaaaaaattatatttgccacttgcataaaataatcaaatcaaCTTTGTGATGACTATTTAAGATCTTTCGAGAAgtttgttgaatttttttatcttctttttgaaGCGGTCTCATAgcttaaaaattaatattctCTATAGAGTTTACGACGGGGAATTtggaataataatttttttatagaaGTGTTTTGCTTGAATATCATTTAAATTAGGAATACAAttcaaatagaaaaagaaaaggatatcaATTTCTCAAATTACTATGAAGAATTGGtaattttaaaaacataaaaaaatagcATAGAAATAGGATTAGAACTTAAGTTCCTAGTGTTAGTAGGATAATACTCCTCACGTTTCTAGGATAATGCTCCTCACGTTTCTTTTAGGGTTTTAGGGAAATATGATTATAGCCTattaagggtataaaagtcgttcaatatttaaaggatattttggtcaaccaacatttatattcatgcttttaaaataactaGTCTTTATATATGAACGTACTTCGCACGTTAATCCATGTCAATCATAGCAAATGTTAGGTATTATTGTTTGAAATTACATACGTACTATTTATTTCATGAggtacaaaaatattatttggttGTAGCCACTTAATACTTCTCAAACGTGCAGTCAAATGCAAACATTCTCAATTAATCTCAATCATACTAAAAAATTATTAGATAACATTATttgtaattatttaaatttattttgtgaGTTACAAAAATGTTAGCATAGTATATGATTTAGGATATACTTTGCTGAAATTGATGTTCtcagtatttatttttttcttctttttccccatATAGAAAACATGTCACGACTAAGATAATACAATATTAGAGAACAAGTGaccatatatttgtgtattGTCATTTACAAATACAAAAGTGTTGAAAATcattactaaacaaaattacattacaagaatatcaatcaaatttaaaaatatttagttaataacttaaaaataaaGTGATCACTAATAggtataataatattttctattaaaaatTCAAGTAATACGTAAAAAAATACATCCAACCAatccataaataaatataaatatcaattcaagaattagcacctcatgaaaaataagttaacatAATTAATAAACCACAAAAAATAGATATAGGGAAAAGAAACTCATACCATATCCTACACAATGCGATTATCAAATTTGTAAAATaactaaacaaacaaaaattgaTCTTGCTAGTAGTCTCTATATATGTTTTACGAATTAAAACCTAAAATATAAACCTTCAACTGCAATTTTTTTCTCATTGATTTCCAAATATTTAAGAACTCCCTTCCGTCTCTTTTAACCtattaaaaatagaaatttaaataattagttCCTTAAACGTACCTTAATTTCTCCAAAAGGAGtaattaatttaatgatattttattattaattgaATTCAAAGTCTCAAATATTGGATAAAATATTTAAGATTATAATTTTATTCAACGTTTACGTTACTCATTGTCTTGAAATTAATACGTTACTTTAGTTTAACGACTCTTATTCTATCTTTTAAGACCACACATATAAAGTAATCTAAAAATACCTAACCTATCAAATTATGGTCTAATAATTATCTAATCATTTTATTTGTTAGACTTCAAATTCTAACCTGCACAAATAACTTTCAATCACACACTTAACCTGCACAAATAACTTTCAATCACACACTTACTCCAAGGAAAATAAGGATATCCGTTTGATACTTCCTAATTTGAATGTGATAGCAACTCTTTAACTTATTTGATTCGAAATCGAAAATTAGAAGTAGTATTTGCTTTAAACTCTAGTTTTAGTTGTGACACTTTTTATATTTACCAAAATAGTCAATAAAAATATAGTAGAATTAGACTAAAAGGGTATAAACGTATTTttaatatgtaaatattattttggtctaccaacatttatattcatgctattaaaataattataaacgTGCAGTTGCACGTTATTTCAAGTCAATCTCAACCATATTAAAAGATATTAGATaatattatttgtaattatatatatttatttaatgagttgcAAAAATATTACTATAGTATAGGATTGTATCTACTTCTTTGAAATTGATGTTGCCGgtatttacctttttcttctttttactcGTATAGAAAACATGTTACAACTAAAATAATTCAATATCAAAGATGAAGTAACCATAAAGCCAACACGTGGCAATCACTATCTagagattaattaaaattaGATAATTCACTTGTACAACcttattttataaattcaattgttaatCTTTAATCTAGATTTTAGGTTAAACATTCCGATAATATTTGCCATAAAAAACTAAATACAAATATTTCTAATCTTACATTATCTTTTAACCTGGTGAATATCAAGGACATGAGATATATCAAAGTTCTTAattatgacccaaaaaaaaaaaaggaaagaaaagactCGTAACGTCGATTCTTCATTGACTTATTTAATACACTATGTTGCCTTTAATAGAAGTCACACGGGTATAGGACTACTATCCTACCGATTATGTTCTAGCATATTTATTTGCTAATCATTCTCAACATGCTAGTCTTGGACCCTATCTCTATATTTTAACTTGGACTCTATAAAtgaaatatttacttttttgtTCATTAACGTGATAGagataatttaattaataaagGGTATAAAGATCAACCAACATTATTATTCGTTTTACTCAATcaaagtagtagtagtagtagtagtaatagtaCCCAGTTTTGATATACCCACTTTTGAATATATACATCATAGGGGGTGTAATAGGAATTCCATAATATAGGAGGTGTAagtgtttaattttaaaatacgtTACACTCATTGTCTTGAAATCATGTTACATTGGTGTTTAATAGTGTAATTAGTCCTTAAATTTTCagctttgaaaatttgaagaaaataataaaattgttTGGCTccttcattttttaaatcaattCATACAATAGGGTCATATCAAATTAAAATGTACGGTTCAAATTGAAAAAGGATGGGAAATCAATTTTTCAGTCTACTATCATCTTTGATGTCCATAAACAAATGGGATTATATCCTATATCATGCACGTTGGAAGTAAAATTTGAAGGATCCTATAGGCGGTGTTTGATTAAGATTAGAAGTTTATGCGAATTCATATTAGGAGAAGTTATTAAATTTACAATTTTATCCATTATagaattattttattaagaCTTAATTTATCTttaaagggtataaaagtcgttcaatatttgaatgATATTTCGGTCTACCAATATTTATagggtctttgacatatatatacatcttaaggagaaatatttacgaaacgtgacgatagttttatatttacaaaacataacattacaaatcctatgcaaaatatttatatttaaaaaaaaaaaaaaaaaaaaaaaattaaattattttttattttttaaaaataattttttttaaaatttttttttttttttttaaaaaaatattttttttttttttaaaaaaaatatttttttttttgctaaaaaacttatttatgaaagttgtatgaaatgtgtatatctcgctaaagacttaaaaagtttgctaaaaatttagtgtatgaaatgtgtatatctcgttcaaggcttaaaaatccgctcaaaattgtgtgtatgaaaacaatatgaaatttgtatcttgctcatgtcttaaaatttgaatcacattttcatgtataaagttcatgttagatttctataaaattaatacaactacaacaacattgtatataactttgatacaacattcaagacttaaaataatcgctcgaatttttgtgtatgaaatgtgtatatcttgctcaaggcttaaaaagttcgctcaaattttatgtatgaagaacgtatgaaaattgtatatcttgatcaaggcttaaacattatgtttaaaattttatgcatgagaatgatatgaaatgtgtatatcttcctcaagacttagaatttcattcacattgtttgtatataaatttcatattagggtttttaactttaaaattaatacaactacaacaacattgtaacaattttcatatattcaaggcttaaagttttcagctcaaaattttgtatatgaaaattatattaaaaattttgctcacacatacacatttcatacaataGGGTCATACACATtaaatatgaggtaattttttaagccattgagcaaaaaaaaaaaaaaatatttaaaaaaatatatataaaaattattttttttaaaaataaaaatatttttttaataaaaatatatatattttctggaaaaaaaataaaaaaacgaaaaatatatgaaaatccattatgttttgtaatatatcgttatgttttgtaaataagtataaaactatcgttacgtttcgtaaatatttctcggttaccaacatttatatttatattcatgcttttaaaataatagagATATAGATAGATGTTTTTTACCATGCCATATGTTTTTAGGCACTAGGAGTAGCATTGTAGAATAACCACATGCAAGTGGGGCATAATCACCATATTATTGGACTAACAAGCAACATCTTGTCCCTCGAGGTTGATTAATAGAAACTCTACCTCCTCGAGGTTGATTAATAGAAACTCTACCTTACTTTCAGAATTAATTGACATGCCCTCACACTTGAGCAAATTCAGATTAGCTCCAAAAAAGAAAGTTTGAAACCATTTTGATGTTTCTTTCCAAGTGTATGAACTTCAAAAATTCAGCAaatttgatttatatatatatgtaaggcAATAAAAGGAACTAGGGATGATTGTTTGATTTGAGGTTCGAAATTAGGCTTTGCAAGTCCCAGCTTCAAACATTTTGGACTAAAAATTTTCTAACTTCAGCGAATGTGAAGTTAGGGAACTATTAAGCCTAACTTCAGACTCAAATATCTAAAGATTGGAAAGATTAACTAGGGATGTAGAGCACATGAAGTTTGGGGCCTACCGCCAAAAGCCCCACGGGGAGATCACAACATTATATTGCAGGCAGGGCTCAGTTCTAGCAATGATTTGATTGGACTCGTGCACTTCCACTGCACGTGCATTTTCTGGGTTTCCTTATCTGGCCACAATATCTTTCAATACTAAACTATTTTCTTCCAGTTCTAAAAAAAGCTTTAAAAAGAATTGTCGGAGAAAACCAATAGTATATCTTCTTTTTGACAAGAGATTAAAAACCCTATTTGGAATAGAATTTACAATGATCACAATTGCAAGTTCACCATCAATGCAGGACTTAGCGCAAAACGAGTAGCATAGGTTTCAACTCTTTCCTGTTTCATCAACAGAACCTGCATTGTGTCATTATAGGAGAAACTAAATCTGGACCAGAGTCGCTTCCCGTCcttaacatacacaaatacaaaATCCTATTTTAATTGTCAGGTCACAGAAAGATATTCAAGATTGTCCTTGGGCCTGCTTCTCTCCAGCTGAGTCTCCACTGGCTGCCAAGCCTCTgatttttacatcatagaagACTTCCTCAACTTTCCTCAGGTCATATTTCATTCCTGCACAAAACAACAAGAgcgttaaatttttttttttttttaaattggtaACTGAGAGAAGCGTTAAAATTTAGATATGAAGTTTCACTAAAATAAGGAACCCGTTGAATATAAcactttgattcaaaataagaAATCCAAGAATATTTGAATTTAGGGAAACCCAGAGGAAAAGGAAATATAGAAGTAGTTATGAAAACTTGCATAGAGAACAAATGCACCCTTCTTAAAAATACAGTTAGTGTGCATAGTGTTCTAACTTACGTAACTTTCTTGCCTTACAGAAGTTTCAACAGAAGGTAGGAGAATTCGGTAGTCCTAAGccagggaaaaaaaaagaaaaaaagaaacaatgCAGATCAACCTTCCACACCCACGAGCCACAACCGCTCCCCCCCCGTCCTTGCATTTTTATCAGGAAAGATTAGATCTCATTCAAACAAGCATCAACATTATCTCTTCCTCCTTGCCTTCTCCCTGATGGGGTAATTTTAATGTCTAATGGTTTGTTGAGATCAATTTGTATAAGATATTGACTAGAAAAGAAtggtgaatttttttaaatgcatGACCAATTCCCATTGCTTAAAAGGAGATATTGACCATCAAAGAAAAGTTATAAGAAGTTCCTCAATGCCTGACTATTTTCTCCCCAGCAACCTAATCAAACTAATATTCTGAATAGACCAGGCCTAGTTCTAACATGCATTCACACACTGGTTTattgtggaaaatattttttttttgggagtgaAGATGATCAGTCTAGCTTCAATGCTATTAACTAATTACCTTCTTTAGAAAAACAGTCCAAAATCCACCATGACAAAATTAGTTTATTGCTCAAGCTGGAGAAGTTGGACTGACTGGTTTGCAAAATAATGCATATTTCTCTAACCACTTTATTTGGTTAGTAGAAAAaatatacacaatttaagcaTGTCGGACAATTTGTCtgatattcttttctttttgataaaGATTTGCCTGATGTTCTTTTCTTCTTCGAACCAGCAGTACTTTTATTTTAATCATCCTCTTCCCCCGTTTTGTCCTAAAGCTTTGATTTAAACTAGAATCTAGATAACCTCTATTTTTTCTCACATTTCTCCAAGCGCTCAAACAAGGACAGATTTCACTTTTTTTAGAGTTAATAATCTTTTCCTTCGTATTTCTTTTCACGCATTACAAGAGCAAATTTCAACTAAAGATACCTAGAAATCTTAGTGATCTAACTATGCAATTTATAAGGATCTTTTCTATAAGACAAGGAGACAAAGGATAATCTAATTTATATGGAATTGAAAGCTCACCGTCAAACTTTTTGCGCAAGAAATCATTTCTGAGATTAAGCATGCGAAATGCTGCATGAAGATCTGTCAAGAACTTCAAAACCTTACTTGGGCAATCATAATCCCCAGCTGTCACTTGGTTCACCACATATCTAGGCTGCAACACAATTACCACATGATTCATCAATCCAGTAGCCT contains:
- the LOC132050939 gene encoding auxin-induced protein 15A-like codes for the protein MDSNFLKAWQNRWQKMGTKVITCANCGKCCKWTKWPFVQEDNTLPRDVPKGHLVVYVGKYQKRFVIKITLLKHPLFKALLDQAQEEIYDFTHVESKLWIPCDENIFVSVIRCATSPKNRRISICF